A stretch of the Chlorobiota bacterium genome encodes the following:
- a CDS encoding TfoX/Sxy family protein produces the protein MAYDEHLANRVREKFVELPNVEEKEMMGGLTFMYNNKMCVGIIKDELMCRIDPTLHETVIEKIGCRTMDFTKRPMKGYIMIDENGMKSKADFDYWINLALDFNSKAKSSKKPKKPSH, from the coding sequence ATGGCTTACGATGAACATTTAGCAAATCGAGTAAGAGAAAAATTTGTCGAGCTACCCAACGTTGAAGAAAAAGAAATGATGGGTGGCTTGACATTTATGTATAATAACAAAATGTGTGTAGGCATTATCAAAGACGAATTGATGTGCCGAATTGACCCAACATTACACGAAACAGTAATTGAAAAAATTGGTTGCCGAACAATGGACTTTACCAAACGACCAATGAAAGGTTATATTATGATAGACGAAAACGGAATGAAATCAAAAGCCGACTTTGACTATTGGATTAACCTTGCCCTTGACTTTAATAGCAAAGCAAAATCAAGCAAGAAACCCAAGAAGCCCAGCCACTAA
- a CDS encoding tetratricopeptide repeat protein, whose product MKKLITLLIIALLGVNCFAQDQHLIDSLSTLLKTAKEDTIKANILYSLSTTYIGINPDRATELANQCLTLSEHIDFKRGIGNAYSVIGCTHDVKGNYLPALEFNKKSLKVREEIRDKKGIAGSINNIGLIYYSLGNYPEALKNYFSALKMNEELGNKKWQAINLSNIGNIYIKQGNYPEALKNHFAAIKIYVEIGNKLDLADSYNNVGLIYGKQSNYAEALKNLFASLKINEEIGEKEGIALSYKNFGNIYEDQSNYPEALKNYFASLKMAKEIGAEQSISLAYLNIGNVYTKLKKYNAASEYLDKGILLSKEIGALEGIKDGYLRLATLDSSKSNFKQAYEHHKQFIIYRDSLVNNEYTKKTVALQMNYDFDKKQDSLIALQAKKDLIYYNEKNKQRLLRNGFIGGFAVMALFAGIFFRQRNKIKKGKQKSDELLLNILPYEVAEELKDTGTSKAKNFDEATVMFTDFKDFTKISEEMSPEELVKEIDTCFSAFDSIIQKYGVEKIKTIGDAYMCAGGLPVANHSHAEDVVKAALEIRDFMTNHNKEKVAKGEVPFEIRIGINSGPVVAGIIGVRKFAYDIWGDTVNLANRMESHGGAGKVNISRNTYELIEQKFICTHRGKIMTKGKGEVDMYFVEQQI is encoded by the coding sequence ATGAAAAAACTAATAACTCTCTTAATTATTGCTCTTTTGGGGGTTAATTGCTTCGCTCAAGACCAACACCTCATCGACTCCTTATCAACCCTTTTAAAAACAGCAAAGGAAGATACTATCAAGGCAAATATTTTATATTCTCTATCTACAACCTATATTGGAATTAATCCTGATAGGGCAACGGAACTTGCAAATCAGTGTCTTACTTTATCTGAGCACATTGATTTTAAAAGAGGAATAGGCAATGCATATAGCGTTATAGGATGTACACATGATGTAAAAGGAAATTATTTACCCGCTTTGGAATTTAATAAAAAGTCATTAAAGGTAAGAGAGGAAATTAGAGATAAAAAAGGCATTGCAGGTTCAATCAATAACATCGGATTGATTTACTACTCCCTAGGCAATTATCCCGAAGCATTGAAGAATTATTTTTCTGCTTTAAAAATGAATGAGGAATTAGGAAATAAAAAATGGCAAGCCATTAATCTTAGTAACATCGGGAATATTTATATTAAACAAGGCAATTATCCCGAAGCATTGAAGAATCATTTTGCTGCTATAAAAATTTATGTAGAAATCGGGAATAAATTGGATCTGGCTGACTCTTACAATAACGTTGGATTGATTTACGGTAAACAAAGCAATTATGCCGAAGCATTGAAAAATCTTTTTGCTTCTTTAAAAATCAATGAAGAAATCGGAGAGAAAGAAGGAATAGCTCTTTCTTACAAAAATTTTGGAAATATTTATGAAGATCAAAGCAATTATCCCGAAGCATTGAAGAATTATTTTGCTTCTTTAAAAATGGCCAAAGAAATTGGGGCTGAACAAAGTATTTCCCTAGCATACCTCAATATCGGAAATGTTTATACGAAACTAAAAAAATATAATGCTGCTTCTGAATATTTGGATAAAGGAATATTGCTTTCAAAGGAAATTGGTGCTTTGGAAGGAATTAAAGATGGTTACTTAAGATTAGCAACATTAGACAGCTCAAAGAGCAATTTTAAACAAGCTTATGAGCACCACAAACAATTTATTATTTACCGTGATAGTTTGGTAAATAATGAATACACAAAGAAAACGGTGGCTCTGCAAATGAATTATGATTTTGATAAAAAGCAGGATTCGCTCATAGCCTTACAGGCTAAAAAGGATTTGATATACTACAACGAAAAAAACAAACAACGCTTGTTGCGTAATGGTTTTATAGGAGGCTTTGCTGTAATGGCACTTTTTGCAGGCATATTTTTTCGCCAAAGGAACAAAATCAAAAAAGGCAAACAAAAAAGCGATGAACTCTTATTGAATATTCTTCCTTACGAAGTAGCAGAAGAGTTGAAAGATACCGGCACTTCCAAAGCAAAGAATTTTGATGAAGCAACGGTCATGTTCACTGATTTTAAAGACTTCACCAAAATCAGTGAGGAAATGAGCCCTGAAGAATTAGTCAAGGAAATTGATACTTGTTTTTCAGCATTCGACAGTATAATACAGAAGTATGGCGTAGAAAAAATAAAAACTATTGGTGATGCGTATATGTGTGCGGGGGGATTACCGGTTGCCAATCATTCACATGCAGAAGATGTAGTAAAAGCGGCTTTAGAGATTAGAGATTTTATGACCAATCATAACAAAGAAAAGGTGGCAAAAGGAGAAGTTCCATTTGAGATTCGAATTGGTATCAACTCAGGTCCGGTTGTAGCAGGAATCATAGGTGTGAGAAAGTTTGCATACGACATTTGGGGCGATACAGTAAATCTTGCTAACAGAATGGAAAGTCATGGCGGAGCAGGGAAAGTGAATATCTCAAGGAATACCTATGAATTGATTGAGCAAAAATTTATCTGCACGCATAGAGGAAAAATTATGACTAAAGGTAAGGGTGAAGTGGATATGTATTTTGTTGAGCAACAAATTTGA